CATCTGTAGTCACAACCTTTCGAAATAAAGACCAAGAATTTAACAAAGataggagaaagaagaatatCAAGATTGGGGAACAGAAGTAGAGATAAAATGGGGGGGGATGGCAGCCAGCTGGGAAAATGGAGGAAAGACAGACAATAGAAAGATGAGTAGAAAGAACATaaggggatggggaaaaataATAGGGAAGTAAAGGGGAGAGAGGATAAGGACAGAATACAGGTGAAGAAAAACGGGGGGGAAAGAAGAGTTAAATAAATGGtaaagtgaaggaaggaaggaaggaaggaaggaaggaaggaaggaaggaaagaaggaaggaaggaaggaaggaaggaaggaaggaaggaaggaaggaaggaaggaaggaaggaaggaaggaaggaaggaaggaaggaaggaaggaaggaaggaaggaaggaaggaaggaaggatagatagatagatagatagatagatagatagatagatagaaaaatggaaGGATGTGATGAAAAGGACAGAGGGAGAAGTAGAGGAATTTCTGGACTCATATAATGCATTAATTTTCCAGTAGAAGTTACACAAGATTATATCACCTCTTTATTTTACCTCACCATTCTTTCTTTCCCAGACTAGCCCACTGCTTATTCCAGAGTGAGTAGAAACCCATTTCAGCTCCCCTCAACCACATATATCATGCCTAGCTATGCTTTTCCTTTTGCCCTTTCATTTCCACCCTAAAATTCTTCTTTCCCTGAAATAAATCCATATTTTGGTGGCAGGTACAGTTCTGTGGACTTCAGTGGTTCAGCCAGGCGCAAGAATGCCACCAGAGAAACTACCAGCACTCTGAAGGCCTGGTTATATGAGCATCGAAAGAATCCATACCCCACCAAGGGTGAGAAGatcatgttagctattattaccaAAATGACTCTCACCCAGGTCTCTACCTGGTTTGCCAATGCCCGGAGACGGCTCAAGAAAGAGAACAAGATGACTTGGTCTCCCAAGAACAAggcaggagaggagaaaaaggaggagagaaggggagaagacaGTTATGGAGCAAATGAAGGCCAAGGTAggatggaaagaaaaggagaaaaatctaaagGTTTTGGGAAACCAAGCTGTATGCCTACATTCCCTTTCCAAAACAGAGCAAAGCATTGGGATTAAGATTTGGGGATTATTGGGGAAAGAGGAAGCTTTTTATTATAGATCTTGGGCAGTTCCCTATTAGTAATTGAATCTAAATGCAAAAATGGTCATCATCTGAGAGATCTTGTACTTTGTAGTTCCCCACCCTGGTACTTCCCCTAACTGGGACCTTTTGCTTTTCTCACCAGTTTCTGATTTATTTGCAGATCCAAAAGCCTGCAAAAAGGCCAAACAACTAAGGCTCAGTGACCTGGAAGACTTAGAGGAAGAaggtgaggaagaagaagaaactgaagaccaGAGCCAAGGGAGCAGGACAGATAAACGGGAGAGGCTAGGAAAGAGTGCAAAGCTAGATCCAGCAACCAATTTCCAGGCTTCACAGACTGAGTTTGAAAAAGGGGACCGTAACCTGAAGCTGCATGGAACTCCACCTGAGTACTCTTGTAATCTACCCTGCTCCCAGCGATCAGACTTCTTGGAAGCCTGGACGGCATCAGCGGGCCAGATTCAGTGTGGGCCAAGTGAAAAGCCCCGGATCTGGTCTCTGGCTCACACTGCAGGGGCCAGTGTCCTAGCAGAAGAATCCCAAGTGCAGACTGGGCCCCAGAGCCCTCATCGCATGCAGGCCCCAGGGAGACTTTCCTCTTTGGGTCAGGATTGTGAAGGGACAGCCACAGCTGGAATAAGGGGCCATACCAGCCACTGCACCACATTAGAGGAACCATCCCACGCTGCCAAGATCTTTAGAAATTCGACTTTCAGCCTCCAGCATTTGCAGCTAAACTGCACCTCTTACCCTGGGCTGGGAGAGCCTTGCCAATATGCATCTGGAGCAGAAGGTAGTGGGACCCCCAACTGTGTTATCTCACTGGGAAATATTAAGCTTTCTTGGCCCATCTCCCCACTCTTGCCCCTCCGACCTGTAAGGCTAGAGGTAGACCTTCCTCAAGCTCTCAATTTCTTACAAGCCAGCCCTTCTCTACAGCTGCCTGAGAATAAACTCTTGGTTCTTAGAGGCATTGGCCCCAATCATGTCCTAGAATGGGGAAAAGGTAGTAGGACTTTCTAGGCCTATCTATCCCAAAGCTGATTTATCTGGCATCTGAAGATATTAGAGCCAGCTGAGGGTCCCTGGACCCAAGCCTTCCTTCCTGGTAGAGCCTAGAACATGGCAACGGAGGGGAACAGTTAGAAAGAGCCAAGTATAGAATCTCAAATTAC
The DNA window shown above is from Sminthopsis crassicaudata isolate SCR6 chromosome 2, ASM4859323v1, whole genome shotgun sequence and carries:
- the IRX6 gene encoding iroquois-class homeodomain protein IRX-6 isoform X2; translated protein: MSFAQFGYPYSSASQFLVPANPSTTCCESASRSAPAPDGSTGSQTSALCCQPYENRLLGSARPELSTALGVYGSPYAAAAAAAAAASSHGYSSYLPYSPEPQALYSALNPQYELKETTDSFSGGLTQPGAYYPYEPSLGQYQYERYSSVDFSGSARRKNATRETTSTLKAWLYEHRKNPYPTKGEKIMLAIITKMTLTQVSTWFANARRRLKKENKMTWSPKNKAGEEKKEERRGEDSYGANEGQDPKACKKAKQLRLSDLEDLEEEGEEEEETEDQSQGSRTDKRERLGKSAKLDPATNFQASQTEFEKGDRNLKLHGTPPEYSCNLPCSQRSDFLEAWTASAGQIQCGPSEKPRIWSLAHTAGASVLAEESQVQTGPQSPHRMQAPGRLSSLGQDCEGTATAGIRGHTSHCTTLEEPSHAAKIFRNSTFSLQHLQLNCTSYPGLGEPCQYASGAEG
- the IRX6 gene encoding iroquois-class homeodomain protein IRX-6 isoform X1 gives rise to the protein MSFAQFGYPYSSASQFLVPANPSTTCCESASRSAPAPDGSTGSQTSALCCQPYENRLLGSARPELSTALGVYGSPYAAAAAAAAAASSHGYSSYLPYSPEPQALYSALNPQYELKETTDSFSGGLTQPGAYYPYEPSLGQYQYERYSSVDFSGSARRKNATRETTSTLKAWLYEHRKNPYPTKGEKIMLAIITKMTLTQVSTWFANARRRLKKENKMTWSPKNKAGEEKKEERRGEDSYGANEGQDPKACKKAKQLRLSDLEDLEEEGEEEEETEDQSQGSRTDKRERLGKSAKLDPATNFQASQTEFEKGDRNLKLHGTPPEYSCNLPCSQRSDFLEAWTASAGQIQCGPSEKPRIWSLAHTAGASVLAEESQVQTGPQSPHRMQAPGRLSSLGQDCEGTATAGIRGHTSHCTTLEEPSHAAKIFRNSTFSLQHLQLNCTSYPGLGEPCQYASGAEAG